A genomic region of Bacteroidota bacterium contains the following coding sequences:
- a CDS encoding purine-nucleoside phosphorylase, with protein MLGKIKETCSYLQKQSKERPEAGIILGSGLGSFIDTLTHKNIIPYSSIPHFPVSSVEGHEGNLIFGRLGNVPVITLQGRLHVYEGHPVVDTVFPVRV; from the coding sequence ATGTTGGGAAAAATCAAGGAAACCTGCAGTTATCTGCAGAAGCAGTCGAAGGAAAGACCTGAAGCAGGAATCATACTGGGAAGTGGATTGGGTTCGTTTATCGATACATTAACCCACAAAAACATTATCCCCTATTCAAGCATCCCTCATTTTCCGGTTTCATCGGTAGAAGGGCATGAAGGGAATCTTATTTTCGGCAGGCTGGGAAATGTTCCGGTAATTACTCTTCAGGGGCGTTTGCATGTATATGAAGGGCATCCGGTTGTTGACACTGTATTTCCTGTCAGGGT